A stretch of Mastomys coucha isolate ucsf_1 unplaced genomic scaffold, UCSF_Mcou_1 pScaffold3, whole genome shotgun sequence DNA encodes these proteins:
- the Pbld gene encoding phenazine biosynthesis-like domain-containing protein isoform X2 has translation MKLPIFIADAFTTTAFRGNPAAVCLLESTLEEDTHQQIAREMNLSETAFLRKLQPTDSFTQSSRFGLRWFTPASEVPLCGHATLASAAVLFHKIKNTNSTLTFVTMSRELKARRAEDGIVLDFPLYPTFPQDVHEVQDLIKAAIGDTLVQDIRYSPDTRKLLVRLSDSYDRSFLESLKVNIEPLPGIEKTGKVKGLILTLRGEPGGQTAPYDFYSRYFAPWVGIAEDPVTGSAHTVLSSYWSQQLGKREMRAFQCSRRGGELDISLRPDGRVDLKGGAAIVLEGTLTA, from the exons ACACTGGAGGAAGACACCCATCAGCAAATTGCGAGGGAAATGAACCTGTCGGAAACGGCTTTCCTCAGGAAACTGCAGCCAACTGACAGCTTCACCCAAA GTTCTCGCTTTGGACTAAGATGGTTTACACCAGCGAGCGAAGTCCCCTTGTGTGGCCACGCCACGCTGGCCTCTGCGGCTGTGCTGTTTCACAAAATAA AGAACACGAACAGCACCCTGACCTTTGTCACGATGAGCAGGGAACTAAAGGCCAGAAGAGCAGAAGACGGGATTGTACTGGACTTTCCTCTCTACCCGACCTTCCCCCAG GACGTTCATGAAGTTCAAGACTTGATAAAG GCAGCCATAGGTGACACCCTGGTCCAGGACATCCGGTACTCTCCAGATACCCGAAAACTCCTGGTCCGGCTCAGCGATTCTTATGACAG GTCCTTTCTAGAGAGCCTGAAGGTGAACATAGAGCCTCTGCCTGGAATTGAGAAGACAGGGAAAGTCAAAGGCCTCATCCTCACTCTGAGAGGAGAGCCTGGGGGGCAGACGGCCCCGTATGACTTCTACTCCAGATACTTTGCGCCATGGGTTGGTATTGCTGAAGACCCGGTAACAG GATCTGCACACACCGTTCTCAGCAGTTACTGGTCCCAGCAACTCGGGAAGAGAGAGATGCGAG CCTTTCAGTGTTCCCGCCGAGGAGGGGAGCTGGACATTTCTCTGCGACCTGATGGGCGAGTTGACTTGAAGGGCGGAGCTGCTATTGTCTTGGAGGGCACGCTGACAGCCTAG